A region from the Triticum urartu cultivar G1812 chromosome 1, Tu2.1, whole genome shotgun sequence genome encodes:
- the LOC125521511 gene encoding alanine--glyoxylate aminotransferase 2 homolog 3, mitochondrial-like: protein MQRLASSRRLLRAALAPGRAHSSLSAAAVAAAPENGAGAPKMPPFAYTPPPYDGPRVAEIAQKRAQFLSPSLFHFYDRPLNIVDGKMQYLFDEDGRRYLDAFGGIATVCCGHCHPDVIEAIVNQAKKIQHSTVLYLNHAIADFAEALAAKMPGDLKVVFFTNSGTEANELALMIARLYTGSHDIISLRNGYHGNAAATMGATAQANWKFNVVQTGVHHALNPDPYRGAFGSDGEKYARDIQETIDYGTTGRVAGFISEAIQGVGGIVELAPGYLPAAYDMVRKAGGLCIADEVQAGVARTGSHFWGFEGQGVIPDIVTMAKGIGNGIPIGAVVTTPEIAKVLTRRSYFNTFGGNPVSTAAGHAVLKVLEKEKLQENAFVVGSYLKEKLNALKEKHDIIGDVRGKGLLLGVELVTDRQKKTPAKAEIAQVMNHMKDMGVLVGKGGFFGNVFRVTPPLCFSKEDSDFMIEVMDIALSKL from the exons ATGCAGCGCCTCGCCTCCTCCCGGAGGCTCCTCCGGGCCGCCCTCGCCCCCGGCCGGGCGCATTCCAGCCTCTCCGCGGCCGCGGTCGCCGCCGCGCCGGAGAATGGCGCCGGCGCCCCCAAGATGCCGCCGTTCGCGtacacgccgccgccctacgacGGGCCGCGGGTGGCGGAGATCGCCCAGAAGCGGGCCCAGTTCCTCAGCCCCTCGCTCTTCCACTTCTACGACCGCCCC TTGAACATAGTCGATGGAAAGATGCAGTACCTGTTCGATGAGGATGGCCGCCGCTACCTGGACGCTTTCGGTGGCATTGCGACCGTTTGTTGCGGGCACTGTCATCCTGATGTGATCGAAGCCATAGTCAACCAGGCAAAGAAGATACAGCACTCCACAGTTCTGTATCTGAATCATGCAATTGCCGACTTTGCTGAGGCTCTGGCGGCCAAAATGCCCGGTGATCTGAAG GTTGTTTTCTTCACAAATTCTGGCACGGAGGCAAATGAGCTTGCACTGATGATCGCTCGGCTTTACACTGGTTCCCATGACATTATTTCACTGAGGAATGGATACCATGGGAATGCAGCTGCAACAATGGGTGCTACTGCTCAAGCCAACTGGAAATTTAATGTTGTCCAG ACCGGAGTGCACCATGCTCTTAATCCAGACCCATACAGAGGCGCTTTCGGGTCAGACGGAGAGAAATATGCCAGAGATATTCAGGAAACCATTGACTATGGGACTACAGGAAGAGTTGCAGGTTTCATTTCAGAAGCCATACAG GGAGTTGGTGGAATAGTGGAATTAGCACCAGGAtacctgcctgcggcctacgatATGGTAAGGAAAGCTGGTGGCCTCTGCATCGCCGATGAAGTTCAGGCGGGGGTTGCGCGCACTGGGAGCCACTTCTGGGGATTCGAAGGGCAGGGTGTCATCCCTGATATAGTCACCATGGCAAAG GGCATAGGGAACGGAATACCGATAGGAGCGGTTGTTACCACACCTGAGATCGCTAAGGTGTTAACCCGCAGGAGCTACTTCAACACCTTCGGTGGTAACCCTGTCAGCACAGCTGCCGGCCATGCTGTTCTCAAGGTACTGGAGAAGGAGAAGCTGCAGGAGAATGCGTTCGTTGTTGGCTCCTACCTGAAGGAGAAGCTTAACGCTCTGAAAGAGAAGCATGACA TTATCGGCGATGTTAGGGGGAAAGGCCtccttctcggggttgagctggTGACCGATCGCCAAAAGAAAACTCCGGCGAAAGCTGAGATCGCGCAGGTCATGAACCACATGAAAG ATATGGGCGTGCTGGTGGGGAAGGGCGGTTTCTTCGGCAATGTGTTCAGGGTGACGCCTCCGTTGTGCTTCTCCAAGGAGGACTCCG ACTTCATGATCGAGGTGATGGACATCGCGCTGTCGAAGCTGTGA